Sequence from the Kribbella aluminosa genome:
GAAGGTGGACGGAGCGGTCCGGCTGGTGTTCGGGCTGGCGTACTCCGCCGCGATCATCTGGGTCGTCGCCCGGGCACGGAACGGGCACGCGTCCGCGGGTGACGTCGTACTGGTGCTGCTGCTCGCGCCACAGGTCGACCAGATGACGGGCGGTATCGCGCAGAACGTGTACTGGGTCGGCGAGGTGGTCAGGAGCTTCAGCCGGTACGACTGGCTGCGCGAGTACGCGAAGCAGAACGCCTGGCGGTCGAGCCGGACGCCGGCGCCCGCGCGGATCACCGAGGGGATCGAGCTGCGGGACGTGGGATTCTCCTACCCTGGTTCGGATTCCGCGGTGCTGAGCGGTATCGACCTGACGATCCCGGCCGGGTCGGCGGTCGCGCTGGTGGGGGAGAACGGTGCGGGCAAGACCACGTTGGTGAAGTTGCTGGCGCGGATGTACGACCCGACGTCCGGCCGGATCCTGGTCGACGGCGAGGACCTGGCGACGATTCAGCCGGACGCGTGGCGGTCGCAGCTGTCGGCGGGCTTCCAGGACTTCGTGAAGTTCGAGTTCACCGTCCGCGAGGTGGTCGGGATCGGCGACCTCGAACGCGCCGACGACGAGGACGCGGTCCGGGCCGCCGTCGTACGCGGTGACGCCGAGTCGGTGGTCGCGGGGCTGCCGCGGGGGCTGGATTCCCAACTGGGCAAAAAGTTCACCGACGGGGTCGAGCTGTCCGGCGGGCAGTGGCAGCGGCTCGCGCTGGCTCGTGCCTTCATGCGCGAGCGCCCGCTGCTCCTGCTGCTCGACGAGCCGACGGCGGCGCTCGACCCGGAGGCGGAGCACCGGCTCTACGAGCAGTACGCCGACGCCGCGAGGATCGCCGCCACCGAGACCGGCGGCATCACCGTCCTGGTCTCCCACCGGTTCTCCACGGTCCGGATGGCCGACCTGATCGTGGTCATGCACCGCGGCCGCGTCGAGGAGTTCGGCACCCACGAGGACCTCCTCGCCGCCGGCGGCCGCTACACCGAACTCTTCGAACTCCAGGCCCGCGCCTACCGCTAGCGGAAACTACGCCGGGAAATGAGACGGAACTGAGAAGTGACTGAGAGGTTGGCTGCAATCAGTTGCTGCCAGTTCGCCACTAGTTAACCTTCGGTCTTCACGCGGCCGTACATCTCTTTCTAATGTATTCACCATGGACACACCGCCCGCTGTCCGTGCCCGCGGAATCACCAAGTACTTCGGTGAGGTCGTGGCGCTCGATGGCGTCGACCTCGACGTCGCACCAGGTCAGCTGCACGGCCTGGTGGGACCCA
This genomic interval carries:
- a CDS encoding ABC transporter ATP-binding protein, with product MPRSLRILWLWITTSFRAAPWLMTISTVLVAARAITAPAQTYGVSRLVDGLASGRSGTVTLGVAIIVGGLAVSFLADGLGAPLQDTAQERMAGRVHADLLDVTTGIPGLSHHERPDVADRLELVRERAWRMGVGAEVLLWAFATVTNTVTVLTLLGSVHPVLLVLPLLGGVRIWSAYLSSTRQQKAWEDSMPQERLVERLIEVAKDPRTGLEVRLFGLGKVLLDRIFTLQTERFDRRVAAARWGGKVDGAVRLVFGLAYSAAIIWVVARARNGHASAGDVVLVLLLAPQVDQMTGGIAQNVYWVGEVVRSFSRYDWLREYAKQNAWRSSRTPAPARITEGIELRDVGFSYPGSDSAVLSGIDLTIPAGSAVALVGENGAGKTTLVKLLARMYDPTSGRILVDGEDLATIQPDAWRSQLSAGFQDFVKFEFTVREVVGIGDLERADDEDAVRAAVVRGDAESVVAGLPRGLDSQLGKKFTDGVELSGGQWQRLALARAFMRERPLLLLLDEPTAALDPEAEHRLYEQYADAARIAATETGGITVLVSHRFSTVRMADLIVVMHRGRVEEFGTHEDLLAAGGRYTELFELQARAYR